The window gcgacatgcctatACTGGAGTGGAAGCTGTTATTGTAGGAGAACTCCACTAACGGCAAATTCtgttcccaggaatcaccccaatCGAGAACACATGCTCGAAGCATATCCTCCAGTGTCCGTATAGTTCTTTccgactgcccatccgtttggggatgataagccgtactcatgttcactcttgttcctaaagctttcTGAAAAGCTTGCCAGAAGTGAGAAGTGAACTTTGAATCTCTATCTAAGACTATACTTGAGGGTACTCCGTGTAGCCTCACAATCTCGTCAATGTACTTACTCACAATCCGGTCGACTCCATCAGTCTTTTTGATGGCCAGGAAGTGGGCAGACATGGTCAGTCGATCCACTATTACCCAGACAGCATCAATCctattcctggtcgtgggaaatccTGTCACGAAATCCatcgtgatgtgatcccacttccattccggaataggtagGCTCTGAAGCAGTCCACTCGGAACTTGTTGTTCGGCCTTGACGAGTTGACAAGTAGGACACTTGCCAACCCATTCGGCCACATCGACCTTCATCCATATCCAATGATAGTATTGTCTGAGATTATGATACATCTTGGTCACTCCAGGATGGATCAAGAATCTAGACTTGTGAGCTTCCCTAAGGATCTCGTCCTTTAAACTCCTATCATTGGGTACGCTGATCCGACCATGAACTAAGATCGTACCGTCCTTTGCGATTTGATACTCAGTCAGGTCGTTCCGAGCAACCGTCTTCAGGTTCTTGTCCTGATCTTGGGCCGCTCGGATCCGGGTAAGTAGGTCGGCTCTATGCAACGCCTCTAAACCACGTGGTCCATCCGTTCCGTTCAAAGCATTTAAATGAACGAAGCGTTCGACCTCATCCGGCTCGTCCGTTCCGCTTCCGAGCGCGACGTCTTCTCGCTTCCAGCTCAAGGCGTCGGCCACAAGGTTAGCCTTACCCGGATAGTAAGTGATGTCTAGGTAGTAGTCGGCCACgaactccatccacctcctctgccttaagtttaactcaggctgggtgaatatatacttcagaTATGGTCCGTAAATATCTGGACTTTGGCCCCATATaaatatgatcgccaaatctttaaggcgaatactaccgcagccatttcaaggtcatgggtggggtagtttccctcatgtttcttcAGCTGCCTTGATGCGTAggcaatgaccttcccatgttgagtCAACACGCAACcgagtccagtgatggacgcatcCGTGTAGACCACATAAGGTTGGTCTGCCTCCAGAAGAAccaggacgggtgcgctagtcagcatatCCTTAAGTGCGGATAATCATCTCGTACACTcatcagaccatgtgaacttaaagtccttcccagtcaaccatGTCATAGCTTGAGCCAAGCTTGCAAATCCCTTCAAaaactttctatagtaacctgccagccctaggaagcttctaACTTCTGTGGTACTGcatggtcggggccaatccttgactgccctgatcttctctggatccccTGAGACGCCCTGGTCAGAAACAATATgaccgaggaacccaatactcttttgccaaaaactgcacttgctGAGTTTAGCAAAAAGTTTGTgctctcgtaatcgttccagcatgGCTCTCAaatgtttccgatgagattcctcgTCCTTGGAGTagatcaggatatcatcaatgaagatgatcactga is drawn from Brassica napus cultivar Da-Ae unplaced genomic scaffold, Da-Ae ScsIHWf_260;HRSCAF=432, whole genome shotgun sequence and contains these coding sequences:
- the LOC125601560 gene encoding uncharacterized mitochondrial protein AtMg00860-like gives rise to the protein MNSVFRDFLDESVIIFIDDILIYSKDEESHRKHLRAMLERLREHKLFAKLSKCSFWQKSIGFLGHIVSDQGVSGDPEKIRAVKDWPRPCSTTEVRSFLGLAGYYRKFLKGFASLAQAMTWLTGKDFKFTWSDECTR